A single Deinococcus aerophilus DNA region contains:
- a CDS encoding GNAT family N-acetyltransferase: protein MPATPPGLPEFRVRAVTDPADPALAAFGILQNRVYFEPHNLIPATYIGALLRESPGEATERHNTLLVAEDRAGGLLGGTFFHFLSAVRTGFSSFLGVDGAARGQGVARTLHNARWTALMEQSGGTCRGLFIDVVSPGRLSAGQRAAEARVGSDPLARRRAFGALGFATVDVRYEQPVGGPDGGPVTDLDLLYFAPGAPARVPAQLVADTMCAYWTPWLGAARAEREAGRLRERAGGPEVALLPAGQSPEG, encoded by the coding sequence ATGCCTGCCACCCCACCAGGGCTTCCCGAATTCCGGGTGCGCGCCGTGACCGATCCCGCCGACCCGGCACTGGCGGCCTTTGGCATCCTGCAAAACCGGGTGTACTTCGAGCCGCACAACCTGATTCCCGCGACGTACATCGGGGCGCTTTTGCGGGAGTCCCCGGGCGAGGCCACGGAGCGCCACAACACCCTGCTTGTCGCCGAGGACCGGGCGGGGGGGCTGCTGGGGGGCACCTTCTTTCACTTTTTGTCTGCGGTCCGGACCGGGTTTTCCAGCTTTCTGGGAGTGGACGGCGCGGCGCGCGGCCAGGGCGTGGCCCGCACGTTGCATAACGCCCGTTGGACGGCCCTGATGGAGCAGTCCGGCGGAACGTGCCGGGGGCTGTTCATAGATGTGGTCAGCCCGGGCCGGCTCTCGGCCGGACAGCGGGCGGCCGAGGCCCGGGTGGGCAGCGACCCGCTGGCGCGGCGCCGGGCCTTCGGGGCGCTGGGGTTTGCCACCGTGGACGTGCGCTACGAGCAGCCGGTGGGCGGCCCGGACGGCGGCCCCGTGACCGACCTGGATCTGCTGTACTTCGCGCCCGGCGCCCCGGCCCGGGTGCCCGCACAGCTGGTCGCCGACACCATGTGCGCCTACTGGACTCCCTGGCTGGGCGCGGCGCGGGCCGAGCGGGAGGCCGGGCGGCTGCGTGAGCGGGCGGGCGGGCCAGAGGTGGCCTTGTTGCCTGCCGGGCAGTCGCCGGAGGGGTAA
- a CDS encoding serine hydrolase: protein MFRRDPVKVALAQASEVLETDARPLLALTRAVFRRGGVLAVSRGGRRLMVPLGGVATEGVFELASVSKPFTAALAGELVGAGRLDWDRPLAALGGAFRRLPPQLTPLALATHTAGLPMHPARAAITVFTRFHDPYGGMSAADVIASARRWTRPGPAPRFAYSNLGAGLLALALAGAADQEVSAAGFGRALEDWVTGPLGLGVTLRPAHGVVRPSGVLGGTTVTGFGPLAGAGGLFGAAADLLTFGEATLQGRPPPVLHPAGLPAHLSGVAPGWLISAGPGGAVRWHDGLARGTRAGLGLHGGSGAVVALLVRGTAPPLGVRGALPLLLLSLLRGGPPEEGPGQPRRIRR from the coding sequence ATGTTCCGCCGCGACCCCGTGAAGGTGGCCCTGGCCCAGGCATCCGAGGTGCTGGAGACGGACGCCCGCCCGCTTCTGGCCCTGACCCGCGCCGTGTTCCGGCGCGGCGGAGTCCTGGCCGTCTCGCGCGGGGGGCGGCGGCTGATGGTGCCCCTGGGTGGAGTCGCCACAGAGGGGGTGTTCGAGCTGGCGAGCGTGAGCAAACCCTTCACGGCGGCGCTGGCCGGTGAACTGGTGGGTGCCGGCCGGCTGGACTGGGATCGTCCGCTGGCTGCCCTGGGCGGAGCGTTTCGCCGCCTGCCCCCGCAGCTCACGCCACTGGCACTCGCGACCCACACCGCCGGGCTGCCGATGCATCCGGCGCGGGCCGCCATCACGGTGTTCACGCGCTTTCACGACCCTTACGGCGGCATGAGCGCAGCGGACGTGATCGCCAGCGCCCGGCGCTGGACGCGGCCCGGGCCAGCTCCACGGTTCGCGTATTCCAACCTGGGCGCCGGTCTGCTCGCCCTGGCGCTGGCCGGCGCCGCGGACCAGGAGGTCAGCGCGGCCGGCTTCGGGCGGGCGCTGGAGGACTGGGTGACCGGACCGCTGGGCCTGGGCGTGACATTGCGTCCGGCGCACGGGGTGGTGCGGCCCTCGGGCGTGCTGGGCGGGACCACGGTCACCGGCTTCGGGCCGCTGGCCGGAGCGGGCGGGCTGTTCGGCGCGGCGGCGGACCTGCTCACCTTTGGAGAGGCGACCCTGCAGGGCCGCCCACCCCCCGTGCTGCACCCGGCGGGGCTGCCGGCCCACCTCAGCGGCGTGGCCCCCGGCTGGCTGATCTCGGCCGGGCCGGGCGGCGCGGTCCGCTGGCACGACGGCCTGGCCCGCGGCACCCGCGCGGGGCTGGGGCTGCATGGCGGTTCCGGCGCGGTGGTGGCGCTGCTTGTCCGGGGCACGGCCCCGCCGCTGGGGGTGCGGGGCGCCCTGCCCCTGCTGCTGCTCTCGCTGCTCCGGGGTGGGCCACCCGAGGAGGGCCCGGGGCAACCGAGGCGAATCCGGCGGTGA